Part of the bacterium genome is shown below.
CTGATATTGAGCAGGCAGCCGAGATCGCCGCCGAGCAACACCGACGCACGGCTATCGCAGATATTGTCGACCTTGTCACTCGCCAGACGCGTCGAGATCTCCGGGAACTTGACGCAAAAGGTGCCGCCGAAACCACAGCAGGTCTCGCTGTGTTGCATCTCGTTGACGGACACGCCATAGATGCTGCCGAGCAACTTGCGCGGCTGTTGCTTGACACCGAGTTCGCGTAATCCCGAACAGGAGTC
Proteins encoded:
- a CDS encoding (Fe-S)-binding protein — translated: DSCSGLRELGVKQQPRKLLGSIYGVSVNEMQHSETCCGFGGTFCVKFPEISTRLASDKVDNICDSRASVLLGGDLGCLLNISGRLQRLDKPVRVFHVAEVLADMADEASIGEGED